The Doryrhamphus excisus isolate RoL2022-K1 chromosome 18, RoL_Dexc_1.0, whole genome shotgun sequence genome contains a region encoding:
- the nab2 gene encoding NGFI-A-binding protein 2 has product MSLPRTLGELQLYRVLQRANLLAYYETFIQQGGDDVQQLCEAAEDEFLEIMALVGMATKPLHVRRLQKALRDWAANPTLFSQPVSTVPSIGGIPLFKVDSTGPAGSASGPRRSVSNGQPGSPCEREDRVCLTPMHSGSPRSPCSQASPQPPDTHYREKLSPMDPHWLSLEPDGNCTSSGMEEEPPSPPHQPVHAPVASTSPSSSSSSAPAALLSAWPGGQLDVETSQSVAESVERLLRTLPRSDPAEVKSLLRINKKIAKTVGHIFKMGSQDLNKEEEIRKYSLIYGRFDSKRREGKQLTQHELIINEAAAQFCMRDNALLLRRVELFSLARQVARKCAYTSTLKHARPNLEDNSVLPQKRARLEVPENTSSLLGEDGVEALHQRADDDSLSAESPDSVSHDMASQCNQSSSPCPPADNSNPSAWSRHLMQQTLMNEGLRLARMVSLDRADKVKLGSEGTHSTEHDIKIQRRGSITVCRSSSPNVTKDNSNHRGK; this is encoded by the exons ATGTCTCTTCCTCGCACACTCGGGGAGCTGCAGCTCTATCGGGTCTTGCAAAGGGCCAACCTGCTCGCCTATTACGAAACCTTCATCCAGCAGGGCGGCGACGACGTGCAGCAACTCTGCGAAGCAGCCGAAGACGAGTTTCTGGAGATCATGGCGCTCGTCGGAATGGCTACCAAACCGTTGCACGTACGTAGACTCCAGAAGGCTCTCCGAGACTGGGCGGCGAATCCGACTCTTTTCAGTCAGCCGGTATCCACTGTGCCATCCATCGGGGGAATCCCTTTGTTTAAAGTCGACAGCACCGGTCCAGCGGGGTCCGCAAGTGGACCCAGGAGGTCTGTGAGCAACGGGCAACCGGGGTCACCTTGCGAACGTGAGGATCGGGTGTGTCTTACTCCCATGCACAGCGGGAGCCCCCGAAGCCCGTGCTCTCAGGCGTCCCCCCAACCCCCGGATACACATTACCGGGAAAAACTGTCCCCCATGGACCCGCACTGGCTTAGCCTAGAACCTGACGGTAACTGTACATCATCCGGAATGGAAGAGGAACCCCCGAGTCCACCTCACCAACCCGTGCATGCGCCCGTTGCTTCCACGTCACCaagttcctcctcttcttctgcccCCGCTGCTCTATTATCAGCTTGGCCTGGAGGACAACTGGATGTGGAGACATCTCAGTCTGTGGCTGAAAGCGTGGAAAGACTCCTCAGGACTCTGCCTCGCTCAGACCCGGCAGAGGTGAAGAGTCTGCTGAGGATAAACAAGAAGATCGCGAAGACGGTgggacacatttttaaaatgggTTCCCAGGACTTGAACAAGGAAGAGGAAATCCGCAAGTACAGTCTCATCTACGGACGCTTCGACTCCAAACGCAGAGAAGGCAAGCAACTCACACAGCACGAG CTCATCATCAATGAAGCTGCGGCGCAGTTCTGTATGCGAGACAACGCCCTTTTACTCAGACGGGTGGAACTCTTTTCTTTGGCTCGGCAGGTGGCGAGGAAATGCGCCTACACGTCCACTCTGAAGCACGCCAG GCCGAACCTGGAGGATAACAGTGTACTTCCCCAGAAGAGAGCAAGACTGGAG GTGCCCGAGAACACGTCGTCACTCCTGGGGGAGGACGGCGTTGAGGCCCTGCATCAGAGGGCAGATGACGACAGCTTGTCGGCAGAAAGCCCAGACAGCGTTTCTCATG ACATGGCGTCACAATGCAACCAGTCGTCGTCGCCGTGCCCCCCCGCCGACAACTCCAACCCGAGCGCCTGGAGTCGCCACCTCATGCAACAAACGCTCATGAACGAAGGGCTGCGATTGGCTCGCATGGTGTCACTTGACCGCGCCGACAAGGTCAAATTAGGGTCAGAGGGGACTCACTCCACAG AGCACGACATTAAAATTCAGCGGCGGGGTTCGATCACAGTGTGCCGGAGCAGCAGCCCAAACGTCACCAAAGACAATTCCAACCACAGAGGGAAGTAA